A genomic stretch from Carassius auratus strain Wakin chromosome 37, ASM336829v1, whole genome shotgun sequence includes:
- the hexim1 gene encoding protein HEXIM1 gives MELIKEEAAPEDDSRGRQRDGLTSVVSSKQMQRTQLEICPGLVSGDAHLMCRGRDRSDPEPKAGDAASDDGFTGDKSNNKRESGCTRVNNEGLSDGRQGKKKHRRRPSKKKRRWKPYFKLTWEEKKELDERETARASRVRAEMFAKGLPVAPYNTTQFLMEEHDREEPDLNTELGGRKSTAIRSDDTASEDENFEVEDEEEEEGAVGGGGGSDGMGRPGHAGGEFLQRDFSETYERYHVETLQNMSKQELVREYLELEKCMSRLEEENNWLRHGRRNPESPVDATSAQRLRELEIEVERLRAENNELLLKTPQSKGPGLNQTC, from the coding sequence ATGGAGCTTATTAAAGAAGAAGCTGCACCGGAGGATGACAGCAGAGGGCGGCAGAGGGATGGTCTGACAAGTGTCGTCTCCTCAAAACAAATGCAAAGAACCCAGTTAGAGATCTGTCCGGGTTTGGTGTCTGGAGATGCACATCTTATGTGCCGCGGCCGGGATAGAAGCGACCCGGAGCCCAAGGCTGGCGACGCAGCAAGTGATGACGGGTTTACTGGGGACAAATCAAATAATAAGAGAGAATCTGGTTGCACTAGAGTAAACAACGAGGGGCTGTCAGATGGCCGCCAGGGCAAAAAGAAACACCGGCGGCGACCCTCCAAGAAGAAGCGCCGCTGGAAGCCTTACTTCAAATTAACCTGGGAGGAGAAGAAAGAGCTAGATGAACGCGAGACCGCCCGTGCGTCACGGGTGCGCGCTGAAATGTTCGCCAAAGGTCTGCCCGTTGCCCCATATAACACCACACAGTTTCTGATGGAGGAACACGACCGCGAAGAACCTGACCTCAACACGGAGCTGGGAGGCAGAAAATCCACGGCGATCCGCTCCGATGACACGGCCAGCGAAGATGAGAATTTTGAGGtcgaagatgaggaggaggaggagggagccGTTGGCGGTGGCGGAGGCAGCGACGGTATGGGCAGACCCGGCCACGCAGGCGGAGAGTTTTTGCAGAGAGACTTTTCTGAGACATATGAACGGTACCACGTCGAGACTCTCCAAAATATGTCTAAGCAAGAACTGGTCAGGGAATACCTGGAGCTGGAGAAGTGCATGTCACGGTTAGAGGAGGAGAACAACTGGCTTCGCCACGGCCGGAGAAATCCCGAGTCCCCGGTTGACGCCACCAGCGCTCAGCGCTTGCGGGAACTAGAGATTGAGGTTGAGAGACTGAGAGCCGAGAATAACGAGTTATTACTCAAAACCCCCCAAAGTAAAGGTCCTGGACTCAACCAGACGTgctga